The DNA segment TCTGTCACTCGGAGCGCcggctctctttttctgtctcaAAAGAAGTATGCTACTGAGATCATTTCTAAAGCCGGTCTTTCTTCAGCAAATTCCTGTACAACACCTGTTGACACTAAGCAAAAACTGAGTGCTTCATCTGGTTCTGCTTATCATGATCCATCTGAGTATCGAAGTTTAGCTGGTGCATTACAGTATTTGACTCTCACTCGCCCAGACATCAGTTATGCTGTTCAGCAAGTCTGTTTATTCATGCACGATCCCAAAACGTCTCATATGGCAGCTATCAAGCGGATTCTTCGATATGTTAAAGGAACCCTGGAGTTCGGACTTACATTCACAACCTCTTCACTAGATTCCTTGGTCTCCTATACAGATGCAGATTGGGGGGGATGTCCTGACACTCGACgttctacttcaggatattgtGTTTTCCTTGGTGACAATCTTCTGTCTTGGTCTGCTAAGCGGCAACCCACTTTATCTCGTTCTAGTGCTGAAGCAGAGTATCGTGGTGTTGCTAATGTCGTATCTGAAACTTGCTGGATTAgaaatcttcttcttgaacttcattgccCTATTAGTAAATCCACCTTGGTATATTGTGACAATGTGAGTGCAGTTTACCTCACTGGTAATCCTGTACAACACCAACGTACCAAGCATATTGAGATGGATATACATTTTGTTCGAGAAAAGGTTGCTAAAGGAGAGGTTAGGGTACTTCATGTTCCTTCTCGTcatcaaattgcagatattttcaccaaaggtctaccacaaattcttttcgacgacttccgctctagtctcaacgttcgaccacctcccgtttcgactacgggggtgtattagatatggatatttctgctgtaatttaggaatataattgatttgtaattatcatattcacacatatatcttgtgtatatatatcacattatcaatgaatggaaaggcaaggattCTACATTATCAATAACAATCTTCCGTGGCCTCACGAATTCCGGTCAGTGGACCAGGTGGGTATAACCGGAGTGTTTCTTTGACGATTGCTTGGAGATATTTGAGGTTTTGAATGTCTGATTCTTCAACCCATTTTGATGTCCCGACTTGTTTGTCAATCTCTTCTTGGGCTGCTTTCAGAACTTTTGGGTTGTTTAGTAGTAAGGAAAGTACCCATGTTAATGTTACTGATGTGCTTCCAGATCCAGTCAGAATCAGAATCTACATATACATGTTTTCCAATTTATTATCTTAACAAACTTCCAATCAAAATTCTCCAAAAATTAAATAGTAACAAATTCTATAATAATCTCTTTCAATCTTTACAGGATAAGCAATTTAATACCAACTATACGTACCATAGAAGTTGCTTTGATGACAGTACGACGTGAATGGCCAGACAAGAGAGCATCTGCATCAACATTAGAAAGCAAAACATCCATGAAATCACTTTCACTTTCACCATTAATTTCTGCTCTTTTACTGATATGCTCATCAAGCCAAGCTTCAATGATTGTGTCAAGTTCCTTAGAATTCCTCTTCATAGCACTAATATAACCTCCATAATCAACCCATTCAAGCCATGGAATTGCATCAGACAAAACAAAAGTCCCACTTAAAAACAAAGCTTCTTCAATAGCTTTTCTATACCTCCAAGCTTCACTGTTTTCATCACTTGTTTTACTGCTACAAATTCTCTTCCCAACCACCATCCTCAGGCTAACATTAAATGTCAACCTCTCGAACATTTTACTTATGTTAATAACAttcttcttcttattattaTAATGAAGGTACAAATCTTTGAGGAAAACGTTAATTTCTGATAATATGACAGGTTTGAGCAATTGAAGCCTTTGATTTGAAAAGAGCTGAAGAGTGGCTAATTTTCTGAGGTCTCTCCAGTATTGACCATATGGAGCTAATGCCAGAATCGCATTGTTATAACCGATGTGTTTACCTGCGGCTATGCTGGCTCTATTGGCAAATATGACGTCGTTGGTAGTGAAACATTGTTTTACCAATTCTTGACCGCTTACAACCACGATTTTATTGATGCCGAAACTGAGTGAGAAAATAGGGCTGCACTTATCAGCAATGGCTCCCAGGATTATACAGGCTGGTTGTTTGGCTTTTAGGAGATGTAGGTGGCCGATTAACGGCCATGCTCCTTCTGGTTCCGGGACTGGGATGGTGTTTATTTTCTTGGGTTTGAGCTTTCTGATGACTGCAATTCCACATAGAATAATTAGGAAAGCTATTATTTGAGTAGAAGAAGAGGAATCCATGGATATACTATGGTGGTGGTTTGGTTTTTGGAGAGTGAGTTAAGAGATGTGTTCATGTGTATGTTTGGGTTTTCTTTCTTTGCTTTTTATATTCGTATCGATAGGTAATACTTGTCGTTGTCGCGTAATGCATTCAACGAATTAAAAAATAGACgatataatattaaaaagtaAATTGTACAGATAACATCACTTGTTTGATggggtatatatataatattaatttacaAAAAAGCATCCTGAGCCCCTGATCTATCATTGTTTGATGTATTAAGttttcgatcttttatttagacacattgaacgCGTGATTTTTCATTGTTTTGTGGATTAAGCCCTCGATTTTTCATTCagacacattgagcctttgatcttttatatatgggtgtattaggtcattccgtaaatcaattcatGCTCAGGGACGGCCTGctaaacactaataattaaacaactaataacaaacaaccaACGACAACAACAAACAGCTTACTACAACCGCAAACAGATAATATCAACAACAacatctattagctaacagtttAATCAAACAGGCCTTtaatacactcatatatgaattgatttacggaaggacctaatacactcatatatgaaagattaagggctcaatgtggctaaatgaaagttcgggggcttaatgcaccaaacaataaaagatcaagagctcaatgtatctaaataaaagatcgagggcttaatgcactaaacaatgaaagatcaggagcCTCGAGATGCTTTTGCCTATTAATTTCTGTTTAGTATATtctgaaaataataatatagtttTCTTATACTGTTAGAGGAAATAATAGTAAGAGAACTTTGAGTTCCAAACCC comes from the Euphorbia lathyris chromosome 5, ddEupLath1.1, whole genome shotgun sequence genome and includes:
- the LOC136230736 gene encoding dimethylnonatriene synthase-like, with the translated sequence MDSSSSTQIIAFLIILCGIAVIRKLKPKKINTIPVPEPEGAWPLIGHLHLLKAKQPACIILGAIADKCSPIFSLSFGINKIVVVSGQELVKQCFTTNDVIFANRASIAAGKHIGYNNAILALAPYGQYWRDLRKLATLQLFSNQRLQLLKPVILSEINVFLKDLYLHYNNKKKNVINISKMFERLTFNVSLRMVVGKRICSSKTSDENSEAWRYRKAIEEALFLSGTFVLSDAIPWLEWVDYGGYISAMKRNSKELDTIIEAWLDEHISKRAEINGESESDFMDVLLSNVDADALLSGHSRRTVIKATSMILILTGSGSTSVTLTWVLSLLLNNPKVLKAAQEEIDKQVGTSKWVEESDIQNLKYLQAIVKETLRLYPPGPLTGIREATEDCYIGKYHISKGTRLFVNLWQLHGDPEVWENPEQFRPERFLTTHAHVDVKGQNFELIPFSSGRRSCPAINFGLQLVHMAIAKLIQEFDLSTVDGLAVDMKEGMGIALPKVNPVEVIVKPRLGLDLYKCL